Genomic window (Prevotella melaninogenica ATCC 25845):
ACACACGCTGCTTCCCTATCTTAGTAAAGTAATCGACTAAAGTCTTGAGTGTTAGCTCTGCTTCTCCTTTATTAATACGTCCAAAAGAAGAACCTACAAACTGCTCATGAAAGGCATTTCCCCTATCATTATTCAATTGGGAAGGAGCAGAATTAGCCTCACTTTCCGTTAAATCATACGATGCAACGACAGCCTCATCGGACGTATCAATCCATACCATTGGGTTGTCATAATCGAGGATGCCACGATATTTAATCTGCGGAGCGGTCTCCACCTGTCCACCATAGAACCAATCGGATGAGAAGCGCATAATCTCTTCGTTCATTCGATATTGCACCTTCAACAGCGTTACAACCTCTGGCTTATTCTCTACGATACGTTCCATCAGGGTCTTTCCTAAGCCTCCACGCAGGGCAGCAATGCTTTTCACAGTCGGTGGTAGTTGACAATGATCACCCGCAAAGATGACTCTTGACGCTCTACGAATGGCTATCCAGCAGGCTGCTTCAAGGGCTTGTGCAGCCTCATCGATGAACAAAGTGGTGAACTTCTGACCTTCCATTATCCTACTGTTAGCACCAACGAGGGTGGAAGCAACGACACGTGCCTCTCCGAACAACTCGGCATTGATACGTATTTCAAGCTCTGTTGCACGGCTCTTCAGCCTATCCATCTTCTGATGATAGCTTTCAGAACTTTTCTTCCTGTTGTTCCTCAGTTCACGAATAGCTTTCCGAATCGACCACAACTGTGGGTAGTCTGGATGTGCTTCAAACTTCCTTTCATATGTAAAACCTAACATCTTATCGTTCACTCGAGTAGGATTACCAATGCGAAGGACATTGATACCACGGTCGACAAGCTTCTCACAAATCCAGTCAACAGCCATATTACTCTGCGCACAAACCATCACTTGGCTCTCACGCATCAGTGTTTCGTTGATTGCTTCGACCAATGTTGTTGTCTTACCTGTTCCCGGTGGACCATGAACTACCGCCACATCTTTTGCCCATAACACCTCGTTGACAGCCTTTTCTTGTGTCGGATTCAGCCAAGGTAATCGAATAGGAGCAAAGGAGAACTTCTCAGCCTTTTGTCGTGAATAGAACAAATCGCGAAGATAGGCAAGCCTATTTCCCTTTGCTTTCATGGTACGGTCTAACGCATCGAACATCATTTGATAGCTCGTTTCATCAAAACCTAACTGGCAACCAACCTGTTCTGAAGCTGATTGGAGGTCTAACAAAGGTGCAGAGTCAGGGACAGCAACGACCATTCTGTCGCCCTCTACATAAGATACCGTACCTGTAAAACCATAGTATTTCAGCTGAACCGCCTTATTAGGAGTCCCCTCCCCTTTCTCAATAAACTTAAAGAAAAGGAGTGGTCTACCACATTCAAAGTTATGTTCGATATCCCCATCCTGTGTACGAAATACCTCAATGCATAGTTGGTTAAGTCCATTATAAAACCGTTTTCCCACTCTTAATGGGAACCAAGCGTCACCTCGTTTCACTTTCCGCTGCATACCTGCAGCCTCAGTCTGCTTTCTAAAGGCTTCTTTCTCGGCATAATACTCCATTTGGAGCAGTAAACGCTGACGTTGTAAGAGTTGTATTGGACTTTCCTGAAGCATATCTTTTTATAGTTGACGAGTTAACAAGTTGACGAGTTAACAAGTTGCTTGTAAATAATTAAAACGATATTATATATAAATAAAAGCACACTTTGCACATTAAGTATAAAAGAAAGTAGACCACTAAAAGAAGAACATTGTACGACTATTCTGCTTTTTCTGCGCCAGAGCATTTTCCATTTGCTTTGTAGCTGCCTTAAAGAAGAACGCAATTAGGTGTTCATCCGTCCCTTCCGTTCGTATGGTTCGCAAAGTAGCGATATACTCTTGACGATCTTCTTTCTGTATAATCAATTCAGGATAATCATGACGTAGTAAGATGAAGTTGGATAACAACCTGCCTGTTCTCCCATTCCCATCACGGAAAGGAAGTAGGTATTCAAAGAAACCATGGAACCGAGCAGAAAGAATCATAGGGTGAAGTTCTCCACGCTTCATCATCTCAGCTGTTGAAGACATCAGTCGTGGCACCTGTGCTACCAATCCTTCATGTTCGCCAAAGACCGTATCACCAGCAGCCATATCCACCGTTGTAAACTCCCCAGGTACGGCATCTGCCTGCTTATAAGTGAGCGTACGAAGTGTTACCAACCTATTGATGGTCTTCAATAGTTCGACATCAAAAGGGTGATCTAAATGATTATGCATCCATTCATATGCTGCAAAGTGGTCTGCCATCTCCTGACATTCCAGCAAAGACTTGCCAACTGGATGATAGCCTAACTGCTCTTCAAACAGACAACGTGTATCATCCACCGAGAAAGAAGACCCCTCTATACCACAGCTATGGCAGGAAAAAAGGATTTCAGAATACTCTCTAAACGCCTTCTTCCCCATTGGCAGCACTATCTTTTCTTGATACTCTGCTACCAATTCATCATATCTTTTTATCTCTGTTTCAAACACTTTACAAATATAATACTTTTTATCCAATATCCATTCTACAACGAATAAAAAACAGGAAAGGCTTAACAACTGAAGTCATCCTCTATCTCTGCGACTTTACCCATTTGCAAACCAGG
Coding sequences:
- a CDS encoding Fic family protein, producing MDKKYYICKVFETEIKRYDELVAEYQEKIVLPMGKKAFREYSEILFSCHSCGIEGSSFSVDDTRCLFEEQLGYHPVGKSLLECQEMADHFAAYEWMHNHLDHPFDVELLKTINRLVTLRTLTYKQADAVPGEFTTVDMAAGDTVFGEHEGLVAQVPRLMSSTAEMMKRGELHPMILSARFHGFFEYLLPFRDGNGRTGRLLSNFILLRHDYPELIIQKEDRQEYIATLRTIRTEGTDEHLIAFFFKAATKQMENALAQKKQNSRTMFFF
- a CDS encoding AAA domain-containing protein — its product is MLQESPIQLLQRQRLLLQMEYYAEKEAFRKQTEAAGMQRKVKRGDAWFPLRVGKRFYNGLNQLCIEVFRTQDGDIEHNFECGRPLLFFKFIEKGEGTPNKAVQLKYYGFTGTVSYVEGDRMVVAVPDSAPLLDLQSASEQVGCQLGFDETSYQMMFDALDRTMKAKGNRLAYLRDLFYSRQKAEKFSFAPIRLPWLNPTQEKAVNEVLWAKDVAVVHGPPGTGKTTTLVEAINETLMRESQVMVCAQSNMAVDWICEKLVDRGINVLRIGNPTRVNDKMLGFTYERKFEAHPDYPQLWSIRKAIRELRNNRKKSSESYHQKMDRLKSRATELEIRINAELFGEARVVASTLVGANSRIMEGQKFTTLFIDEAAQALEAACWIAIRRASRVIFAGDHCQLPPTVKSIAALRGGLGKTLMERIVENKPEVVTLLKVQYRMNEEIMRFSSDWFYGGQVETAPQIKYRGILDYDNPMVWIDTSDEAVVASYDLTESEANSAPSQLNNDRGNAFHEQFVGSSFGRINKGEAELTLKTLVDYFTKIGKQRVLNERIDVGVISPYRAQVQYLRSLIKKRAFFKPYRSLISVNTVDGFQGQERDVILISLVRSNDDGQIGFLRDLRRMNVAITRARMKLIILGNVQTMTKHEFYKKLWESLPQS